The Deltaproteobacteria bacterium sequence ATGACCTCGGCGCTCTCCGCGTTGGTGTAGTGCCGGTGCCCCTGCCGGGTCTTGAAGTGGAACTTGACCCAGAAGCGCTCGTTGTCGCCGTTGATGAGGCTGAAGGTGTGCGAGCCGTAGCCGTTCATGTACATGGGCGCCGTGGGGCAGCCGCGGTCCGACATCAGGATGGTGATCTGGTGCAGCGACTCCGGCGACTGCGACCAGAAGTCCCACATGGCCACCGGGCTCCGCAGGTTCGTCTTGGGATGCCGCTTCTGCGTGCGGATGAAGTCCGGGAACTTGTAAGGGTCGCGGATGAAGAACACCGGCGTGTTGTTCCCCACCAGGTCCCAGTTGCCTTCCTCGGTATAGAACTTCACCGCGAACCCGCGTACGTCGCGCTCGGCGTCCGCCGCCCCGAGTTCGCCGGCCACGGTGGAGAAGCGCACCAGCACGTCGCACTTGGCACCGGGCTGGAGCACACGGGCGCGGGTGTAGCGGGAGATGTCGTGGTTGACCGTGAACGTCCCATAGGCGCCCCAGCCCTTGGCGTGCACGACCCGCTCGGGGATGCGCTCGCGGTTCTGGTGGGCCAGCTTCTCGATGAGGTGGTAGTCCTGGAGCAGGATCGGGCCGCGCTCGCCGGCGGTGAGGGCGTTCTGGTTGTCGGCCACGGGGGCGCCCGCGCTGGTGGTCATGACAGGGCATTGTTTACGGGACATGGGAATCTCCTTTCGTCTGAATCAACCGCTGTTATGACTCCAGTATAGTGGAAAAGTTCGAGAAATAAATTTGATAATTGTTGGGTTTGTGATAACTGGAATTTATTGTGGATTTCACGCTGCGCCAGCTTGAATACTTCGTCGCCGTGGCCGAGCGCCTGAGTTTTCGGGCCGCGGCCGAGGCGTGCTTCGTGACCCAGCCGGGTCTGAGCGTGCAGCTCAAGGAGCTGGAGGGCATGCTGGACGTGCAGCTATTCGAGCGCAGCCGCCGCAAGGTCCTGCTCACGCCGGAGGGGGAGAGGCTGTTGCCGCTGGCCCGGAGCATCCTGACCCGGGCCGGCGAACTGGTGGATACCGCCCGTAGCCTTACGCGCCCGTTGTCCGCCACGCTACGGCTGGGGGTCATCCCCACCGTGGCCCCCTACCTGCTGCCCAAGGCGTTGCCGGCCATCCGCCGGCGGCATCCCGATCTGCGCATCCTGCTGCACGAGGACTTCACCCACCGGCTGCTGGCGCTGCTGGGAGAGGGGAAGCTGGACCTGTTGCTGCTGGCCCTGGAGGCGGACCTGGGCGACGTCGCCACCCTGCCGCTGGCGCCGGACCCCTTCGTGGCGGCGGTGCCCGCCGGCCACCGGTTCGCCGCGCGCAAGCGCCTCGCCCAGGCCGATCTCGCCGGCGAGCAGGTCCTGCTCCTGGACGACGGCCACTGCCTGCGCGACCAGGCCCTGGAGGTCTGCCGCAGCGGCGGCGCGGGCGAAGTGGGCGACTTCCGCGCCGGCAGCCTGAACACGCTGGTGCAGATGGTGGCGGGCGGCATCGGCATCACCCTGCTGCCCCGGCTCGCCGTGGACGTGGAATGCCGCCCGCCCTCACCCGTCGTCATCCGCCCGTTCCGCAAGCCCGAGCCCACTCGCACCCTCGGCCTCGCTTGGCGCCCGAGCTCGCCCCGGGAGCGCGAGTTCCGGCTGCTGGGGGAGTTGCTGGCGCCGAGATAGTCTCTAGGTTATTTCTGCACCGCGAGCTTGGGAGAGTTCCATGACAGAGCAAGAAAGCGCCGACGTCAGCCCCCGCACTAGGCGGCTGTCGATGGCCTGCGTCACTTACGTGTCTTATCTGCTGTCGAGCGGTATCCAGAACGCCTTCGGAGTATTTTACGTTACCTTGTTGGAAACCTTTCGCTGGAGCCCAGCCGCGCTCGGCGGCGTGAATTCGTTGCGGTACCTTGTGCAGGCGGTTGCATCTCCGGTGGTGGGACATCTGTTGGATCGATATGGCCCCAGGAGGGTCGTTGGCGGCGGCTGTATTCTCTTGACCACTGCGCTTTTATTGCTGAGTCAGATCAGCAGTCTGTGGCAATTCTACTTGGTTTTCGGTGTTCTTGCGGCGGCGAGCTTTAGTTGTATGGGAAGGGTGCCTACTGTTGTTCTGATCTCTGGGTGGTTCCCATCACGGAGGGGCACGGCGATAGGTGCCATTAATTCGGCTACAGGGGTGGGGATCGTGTTGGTCGTTCCTCTCGCCCAATGGCTTGTGACCGAATGGGGTTGGGGGACCGGGTTGCAGATTCTTGCAGGGTCGGGAGCTGTTTTGGTTCTTCCGCTCATATGGCTGTTCTACGGCTCGGACGGCGGCGATGGCGCTTCAAGAGCAACGAGCCGCGTGAATTCGAAAGGCGATGTCGATTGGACGGCTGGATTGGCTTTTCGAAGTACCCGGTTTTGGCTGATATTCGTATCCAGAATAACCGCGGTAAGCGGTACGACGGTAATTGTGACGTATCAGATTGCCCACGTTGTAGACGTGGGGTTCGGTCCCTTATTCGCGGCGACAATATTTGGGCTGATGGGACTAACGAGCACGGGCGGGCGAATGTTTTTCGGTTTCATCGCGGATATCTCGTCAAGACGTTCGGCATACACGATAAACACATTAACGAGCTTGGTTGGGATTGGAGCGTTGATAGCGACTCGAAACCCATCGGATGGTACGCTGTTGTACATTTACGTCGCCCTGTTCGGCATTGGACTGGGGTCACGTGCGGTCATATCCTCGGCGTTGTCGGCCGATATTTTCTCTGGCAACAAGTTTGGCTCCGTGTTCGGGTATCTGTCCGCCGGGACGGCGGTTGGGGGCGCTTTGGGCTCGTGGCAGGGAGGAGTTCTGTATGGTGTGACGGGGTCGTATGTAAGTTCCTTCTGGATTGCCGCCGTGACCCTTGGCTTGTCCGACGTTTGCATCCGGATCGCCTCGTCGACGTGGGCGAGTTCTCGGGACGAACGGCTATTGCGAAACGAGGACGAGGCTTGGCGTCGGTAGCTGTTGGTGGCTACGGGTTTACCAGATCGTGTGCGAATAGAATGAGCGAATGGCGGCATCGGAGGTGACGAGTGGGCAGGCATGCAGACTGGCGGTGGCGACGATGGTGCGGTCGGCAGGGTCACGGTGTTCCCAGTCAAGCTCAAGGTTCTTGATCCAGGTGCGGACATCCACGGGACGAATATCGACGCGGTCGATTCGTTCAAGCCCTTCGGTGAACTCCTGGATGGACACAGGGATGAAGAGCCGTTGTTTCATGACCTTCAGGCCGATCTCCCAAATGGAAATGGAGCTCAGAAGGATTCGATCGGCGTCGGCGATAGCCCAGGACGCGGCCCGAGACAGCCGCTCTTTGTCCAGGGTCCAGAAGATCAGGGCCGAAGTGTCCAGTACAATCATTTACAACTCAGGCCATTCGTCCGTGGTGGGCGTGTTGATGTCCTCGTAGTAGATGACCTTGCCCTGAAGAGTGCCGAACACTTCCTCCACGGACCGCTTTCGGGCGATGGGCTGAATGCGCAAGACGGGACGATTGTGGTCGGTGACGATCAGTTCTTCGCCACTTTCTTCGATCTCGCGAAAGACGCGAAGCATATTGGCCTTGAGCTTGCTTTTCGAGATGGAAGGCATGGTTACGTCTCCAATTATGAACAGGGTCGTGACTCTAGTCATAATTCTCAGATCGCTCTGTCTTTGTCAATTCTGAATTCGTAGGCTTGCGGTCTGTTCAGCCCAGGCCGCTTCGCGCGTGAAGGTGTGCTATCATGCCGGAATCATCCTCCTCCGTCACGCCGGGGTAGTTGAATGCACGCACCCACCGATACGTCCACGAACGCCATCACCAGAGATCCCGTCTGCGGGATGGAGGTATCCTTCTCGGCGGGGAAGCCTTCGCTGGAGCATCTGGGGCAGCAGTACCATTTCTGCTGCGAGGGGTGCCTGAAGAAGTTCTCGGCGGCGCCCGATGACTACATCGAGGCCAAGGATCCGGTCTGCGGCATGACGGTCCAGCGCGCCACCGCGCGGTATATGGTCCGGCACGACGGGGAACGGTTCTACTTCTGCTCCGGGCACTGTCAGGCTCGCTTCGAGGCCTCGCCGGAGGAGTTCCTCGGTCCTCGCTCCGAACCGGAGCCGGCGCCGGAGGGCGTCAAGTACACGTGCCCGATGGACCCGGAGATCATACGGGATGAGCCGGGGGACTGCCCCATCTGCGGCATGGCCCTCGAACCCATGATGCCGTCCGTGGATGCCGGTCCCAACCCGGAGCTGGCCGACTTCAAGCGGCGCCTGTGGATCGGCGCGCCGCTCGGTTTCGCCACCCTCGTGCTGGAGATGGGCGGGCATCTCGGGCTGCCCATGGCGGAATGGCTCGGGCCGCTCCTGCACGTCTGGCTCCAGTTCCTGCTGGCGACCCCGGTGGTGGTGTGGGTGGCGCTGCCGTTCTTCAAGCGCGGCTGGGCTTCGGTGGTGAACCGCAGTCCCAACATGTGGACGCTGATCGCCCTCGGCGCCGGTGCGTCCTACCTCTTCAGCGTGGCCGCGGTGCTGGCGCCGGCGCTTTTCCCGGAATCGGTGCGCGGGCCGCACGGGCTGCCGCCGGTCTACTTCGAGGCCGCGGCGATCATTCTCATCCTGGTGCTGGTGGGCCAGATATTCGAGCTGTCGGCGCGCGAGCGCACCGGAGGCGCGATCCGGGCGCTGCTCGACCTCGCGCCCAAGACCGCGCGGCGGGTGACCGACGACGGGGACGAGGACGTACCTCTCGAAGCGGTGAAGGCCGGCGACCGGCTGCTGGTGCGGCCGGGGGAGAGCGTCCCGGTGGACGGTGTCGTCCTCGACGGTCACTCGGCGGTGGACGAGCGGCTGCTCACGGGCGAGCCGATCCCGGTGGAGAAGGCGGCGGGTGACCCGGTGACCGGCGGCACCATCAACCAGTCGGGCTCGTTTACCATGCGCGCCGAGGGGGTCGGCGCCGAAACGGTGCTGGCGCGGATCGTCGACATGGTGGCCGCGGCGCAGCGCAGCCGCGCGCCGGTCCAGGCCCTGGTGGACCGGGTCGCGAGCTGGTTCGTGCCCGCGGTGGTGGTGGTGTCGCTGATTTCGTTGGTCGTGTGGCTGGCCGTCGGTCCCGCACCCGCCCTCGCCAACGCCGTGGTGGCGGCCGTGAGCGTCCTCGTCATCGCCTGCCCGTGTGCCCTCGGGCTCGCCACGCCCATGTCGATCATGGTGGCCACCGGGCGCGGCGCGCAGGCGGGCGTGCTGGTGCGGGACGCCGCCGCGTTGGAGAGCCTCGCCAGGGTGGATATGCTGATCGTCGACAAGACCGGCACCCTGACCGAAGGGAAGCCCGAGCTGACCGATGTGGTCGCCACGGACGGCGGTATGGATGAGGGGGAGGTGCTGTCGTTGGCGGCCTCTCTCGAACGCGGCTCGGAGCACCCGCTGGCCGAGGCGATCCTCGCCGGCGCGCGGGCGAGGGGCGCCGCGCTCCACGAGACCACCGACTTCGAGGCCGTCCCCGGCAAGGGGGTCCGCGGCCGGGTCGCGGACCGCGCGGTGGCCCTCGGCAACCTGGCGCTGATGCGCGAGCTGGACGCCGACCTGGGCGCCGTCGAGGGCGCCGCCGGGCGGCTGCAGGAGGCGGGCAAGACCGTGATGTTCGTGGCCGTGGACGGGAAACCCCAGGGTCTGGTGGCGGCGGCCGACCAGGTCAAGCCCACCACCCGCGAGGCCATCGGCAGGCTCCGCCGCGCGGGCCTCCGGATCATGATGTTGACCGGAGACAGCCCGCGGACGGCACGGGCGGTGGCGGCCGGCCTCGAGATCGACGATTGGCGGGCGGAAGCGACCCCGGAGGACAAGCGGGACATCGTCGCCGAGTTGAAGGCCGAAGGCCGTCACGTCGCCATGGCCGGTGACGGCATCAACGACGCGCCCGCGCTCGCCCTGGCCGATACCGGCATCGCCATGGGGACCGGCGCCGACGTGGCCATCAAGAGCGCTGGAGTCACGCTGATGCGCGGCGACCTGAACGGCATCGTTCGCGCCCGCCTGCTGGGACGCGGGACCCTGAGCAACATCCGGCAGAACCTGTTCTTCGCCTTCGTCTACAACGCGGTGGGCGTGACCATCGCGGCCGGCGTCTTCTACCCCATGTTCGGCGTGCTGCTGTCACCCATGGTCGCCGCCGCCGCCATGAGCCTGTCGTCGGTGTCGGTGGTGGGAAATGCGCTACGGCTGAGGCGGGTGCGGCTCGGGTGAAGGGCCGGAGCAGCCGCGCGCCTGCGTCCATCGCCTTCGTCGTCAAACTCGATTCAGAAGACCAGCAGACCTCGATCCGGCACGATACCGCGCAGGAATTCCTGCAGCGGCAGACACCAGATGCCGTCGATGCGCAAGCGTTCGCGCCCGCGATAGAGCACCGCAGCCTCTGCCTCGGGGTAGTCCTCACGAAACGCTCGCAGTCCCCGCAGGTCGCTGGAGTGCACTCTCGCGGCGTTCTTGACCTCGAACGCCTGGAGCCCCAACTCGCCGTAGACCACGAAATCCACCTCCGTCCCGCCGGGCGTGCGCCAGAACAACACGTCGGTCTCATACCTGGAATACGCCGCCCAGGCGCGCAGATGCTGCGCCACCAACCCTTCGAGCGCCTGGCCGTCGATTTCCTGCGGATGGTCCAGCGGCCCCTTGGGGCGAAGCGAGCGAAACACCCCGGCGTCGAACAGGTACATTTTCTCGTGGGCTACGGTGGCGCGCTTGGCGCGTCTGCGAAAGACCGGCAAACGGAAGGCCAGCAGCAGGTCCTCGAGAATGCCTACGTACGCGTTGACGACCTTACGTCCCACCTCGCATTCCCTGGCCACCGCCGAAACATTGAGTAGCCCGCCGTGGGAGAAAGTCACGGCTTCCAGGAACCGGGTGAAGTTGCCGACGTTCCGTGTCAGCCCTTCCGCCTGGACCTCTTGTTCGAGGTATAGGCTCGCGTAGGCGTCGAGGACATCCACCGGGTCGGGTGCAGCCAACGCCAGGGGCAATAGCCCGATTTGCAACGCGCGTCCGAGATCGAAATCGGACAGTTCCGCCGCCATGAAGGGGTGCAGGGTGCGGTGCAGGGCTCGCCCGCCCAAGAGGTCCACGCCCCCGCGTCGAAGCTTTCGCGCGCTGGATCCCGTCAGGACGAACCGGGGCGGCGAAGGCTCCTCCAGGAGCGCGTGGACGACGGTCAGCAGTTCCGGAGCCCGCTGAACCTCGTCGATGACCACGGTTGCTGTCCCGGGCGAACCGGCGAGCAATTCCCGCAGGCGTTCGGGACGGGCGCTCAGGCTGCGATGCAGGGCCGGTTCAAGCAGGTCCAGAAACAGGGCATCAGGGAGCCGGGCATGCAGCCACGTGGACTTGCCGGTGCCGCGGGGACCGAAGAGGAAGAAACTCTGGTCCGGGATATTGAAAAATCGACCTACAAATTCCATTTTCCGTCCAAAAATGGAAAGTCAATGTCCAATATTGCTTCATTTGGGACTCAAGATCAAGACGCAACGCCTATCGCAGCTCCGGCGCGTGAGAGTTCGGGCTGTTCGTTGTCGGCCGGGATTCTTGCGCCGTCACACCTCGTAGTACCCGTTCATGATCGCGTCGTGCCAGATCTTGGTGATCACCGGGCAGACGCCCAGCGGCAGGCCGTCCTCGGTGCGCCAATAGGAGTGGATGCCGGTGCCGATCTCGACCACGCGCACCTTGGGGGCCGGGTTCATGGCCGCGTACTCGGCCTTGACGATGTTGTTGTACTTCGGAGGCGTGTGGTCCCGGCTGAACTTGTTGATACCGTAGAGGAGCGGCGGGATCGGTTTGCCCGGCAGCGGCCGGCCGTAGCTCAGGTAGCGGTCGACGAGGGCCTGGGTCTCCTCGGCGTTCATCCTCATGCGCTTGGCCGTGACCTGGGCGGCTTCGGTGAGGCACGGGTGGCTGTCGCTGTGGAGCCAGTTCTCGGCCTTGAACTGGGGGAAGCGCTTGACCCGCTGCCACATCTCGAAGACCTCCTCCATCAGCCACGCCAGCCGGAACAGCGGCTTCTCGCCTTCCTGCATCGCCACCTCCGCGCCCGTGTAGCGCGCCAGTTCGCGCCAGGTGCGGATGAGGACGTGGTCGAAGGGCGTGGGCCAGTCGTGGCCGCTCATCTTGCGGAAGATGTACGCGAAGGGCGAGTTCTCGATGCCGATGAGCCCCTTGCCGTTCTCGATGCGCTGCAGCAGGGTGTGGCTGAAGGGGCCACCGGTGGAGTGGCCGTGGGTGAACACGGAATACTCGCCCACCGGCAGGTGCCGCCGGCAGATGTCCAGCATCCCTTCCTCGAAGGCCACCGGCCACGCCGCCATCCGGTAGTAGAAATTGCTGTCCTTCTTCGCCCTGGCGTACGACCGGGAGCCGTAGATCTCGCGCAGGGAAGCGTCGTTGATCACGTCGTACTCGTCCCTGCCGATGAACTCGCCGTCCAGCCAGATGGGCGTGCGTACGCTGCCGTCTTCGTGGAAGGTATCGTCGGGCCAGTCGCGGCTCGGGTCCGGCAGATAGAGGCGGCCGGGGTAGGTCATGCTGCACACCTTGTAGCCGCGTTTCCCGGCGAAGCACTGGGCCAGCCGCTCGATGGAGCGCCAGTCGCTGGCGCCGCCGTGGGTCATGAAGATGCCGAGCTTGTTGCCGTCGGGCCCGGTGGGGATCTTCGCCGGGTCCTCGGGCTCGTACACCACGCAGCCGATGTCCCAGTCCATGCCGTTGGCGTGGATGCGGAAGACGTCCTCGGTCTCGGTGTAGGGGATGTCGGGCTCCGCGAGGATCCCGTCGGAGATCTTGACCAGCTCCTCCTTGGAAAGACTGGCGGGCGGTTCCCAGGTATCGGCGGTCTGCAACGTCTTGGCCATGGCGATGTTCTCCCTTGCGCGTGATGGATGGTGTTCGGATGCGTGGACTCTACCACGCCTTGCGGCAGCGAACCACATGCCGTGAGGCCCGCGCCCCGCTTGCGGCAGTGCGTGCCGTTCGCGTATCACGACACGATGCAACCGCGACTGACTCTGTCCTGTGGGGAATATAGACGCACGCGTCCGTTGCTGGACGGACGTGTGACGGTGGCCGGCTACGACATCGAGGTCATCCCTGACCCGTTCCCGCCCACGGGAATCCTGGGCGACTACCAGTACCCGCGCACCCTGCGGATGCTGGACGAGAAGGCCTTCGACATCTGCGAGATGGGCATGGCGCCGCTGGTGACCGCACGGTCCCAGGGCGTTCCGCTGGTGGCCATTCCGGTGTTCCACTACCGCCGCTTCCGGCATCGCTACATCTTCTGCCGGGGTGCCGCCGGCATCGAGTCCCCCGCCGACCTCGCCGGCCGGCGCGTGGGCGTGCGCCGGCTCAACCTGAGCGCCGGCCTGTGGGCGCGGGCGCTCTTGCAGCACGATTACGGCATCGACCTGAAAGACATCACCTGGGTGGTGACCCTGGACGTGCCGTTGCGGGACGCCGTGCGCAACGACTTGAAGGTGGATGTGGTCCGTTCCGGCGAGAGCCTGGAGGAACTGTTGGTGCGGGGCGACATCGACGCCATGATCGAGGCATCCAGCCTGAGCCCGGAGGCGCGTGAGGCCGCCGGCGTGCGCCGTCTCCTGGGCGAGGACACGCGGCAACTCGAGGTGGACTACTACGCCCGCACCGGCTTCTTTCCCATCATGCACACCATCGCGCTGTGGCGGGAGGTGGCCGAGCAGCACGAAAGCCTGTGCCATGCGCTCTACGATGCTTTCGTCGAGGCCAGGGCAGCGGGCAACCGCGGCGGCGAGCCGCGGTCACGGTATGTCTTGGCGACGGAGGAAGAGGAGTGGTGGGAGTCCCTGACTCCGGGGCAGGCAGAGGTCTTGTGCGGCGGCCCCGGGCGTCCGCGTGATCCCTGGAGCTATTCCCTCGACGAGGACGGCAGGACCGTCGGAGCTTTCCTGGACTATGCCTACGAGCAGGGGCTCGCGCCGGAGCGCTACCCCGTGGCGGATCTCTTCGTCGTGCCCGGGAGATCAGGCGCATAGGCGCTGTCGGGCTCCCACTCCACTACGTCGCCCACGCGGATCGTGCCGCCGTTGAGCACCTGGGCGCGCAAGCCGCCCCGGTGGACGAGGCCCTGGAGCACGTTCTTGCCGGTGAGCATCACGAGGTTGGCGCACGGCTCGCACACGCGCAGCCCGCGCATCCGCACCTCGCCCACCGTGAACTCTCGCCCTTGCAGCAGGTGGTTCAGCGGAACGCCGCGGGTGGTGATGTTGCGGCGGCTGTCCTTGAGGTCCAGGGTGACGCCGTAGTCCCGCTCCATGGCCTCGATGGCCTCCGCCTCGATGAGCGTCACCTCGCGGTCCGGACCGGGGTTGTGCGAGTAGCTCCCGATCTGGTTGCAGTAGCGGTCTCCTTCGAGCCCCTTGCCTTCCACCGCCAGGACCTCCTGGAGGCTTTCCATGTCGCCCTTGGCGTCCTTCGCGATCTGTATCGACACGACCGATCCCTTGGCCATGAATCTCTCCTTGCGGCGCCGGTGCCGCGCCAGGGTCAAACCTTGTACTGTGTCATCTCGGAAGAAACTTTAAGTTTTCCAAAGGCTTACTTGGCCTCTCCAAACCGCGCGTTCAAGGCCTCCATGAACTTGTCAGCCATCGCCTACAGCCGGTCCTGCATCCAGTCCAGCATGAACGGCACGTTGTGTCCCCAGTAGTCGTGGCTGCAGTGGATGGCGCCGCCGCTCTTGACGTCTTCGTAGATCTTGAGGGTCTTGTCTTCGCTGCCGATCTCGTCGTACAGGCGCTTGGCGCCCTCCACGCGCATGAGCCGGTCGGCGGCGCCGTGGGTGATGAGGGTGGGGCAGGTGATGTTCTGCGCGACGCCCTCCATGGTGAAGTCCTTGAGGCGTTCGCGCGCCTCCGCGTCGCTCACGCCGCCCAGCAGCCGCTGCACCACCGGCTGGAGGTGGTCGCAGAAGTCGTAGAGGTCGTCCAGCACGCTGTAGCAGCCGCTCCAGCCCACCAGCGCCTTGATGCGCGAGTCGAAGGCGGCAAGCCGGGGCGCGTAGTAGCCGGCCATGCTGATGCCGATGAGGCCTATGCGGTCGGCGTCCACCTCGGGCCGCGACACGAGATAGTCGATGCAGGCCTTGGCGGGCACCTCGTAGTCGGGCCGCGTGGTGATGCCCTTGACGTACATGGACGAGCCCCGTCCGGGGGTGTCCACCAGCAGCAGTGCCCAGCCGTACTCCAGCACCTGCCGGCCACTGAAGAAGATCTCCTCGGCGAAGGCGTCGGCGCCGCCGATGAGGAAGACCGCGGGCCACTTGCCCGGCGCCGGGTACTTGGGATGGCAGAAGTAACCGTCGTACTCCTCGTCGCCGCAGCGCACGGTGATGACCTCCACGGGCGGCTTGTGCAGCGCCGCGGCGGCGCGGAAGTTCGCCTGGGACATCTTGAAGCGCTCGGCCCTGACGTCGTTCTCGGCGATGGTGAGGAGCGTGTCGGACATGCGGTAATATTGGTTGGCGTGGAAGAAGAACTGCATGGCGGTGTGTTCGTGCCCCTTGGACAGGGCCTCCCTGGCCATGTCCTCGGTCCGCCGGGCCATGTCGAGCCAGGCCCGCTCCCAGCCCTCCTTGTCGCCGGGCTCAAGGTCGCGGCACAGCCGCGCGATGTCGAAGACGTCGCCGCCGCCCTGCTGGGATTCCGCCACGAGCCGGAGCGTGTGCGTGCCCATGACGTGGTTGGGAAAGAGAAAATCGATCATGATGTCTCCGTTGGTCCGCCGGCCCGAGAGCCGTCGGGTCGGTTTTCAATGGTCCGCCCGGGTCCGGAGCGCGGTTGCTGCCGGGCAGGGCCGGTCTGTTTCGCCTAGGACAGGCCGTACAGCCGCTTGGCGTTGCCCTCGGTGATGTTGTA is a genomic window containing:
- a CDS encoding LysR substrate-binding domain-containing protein; this encodes MDFTLRQLEYFVAVAERLSFRAAAEACFVTQPGLSVQLKELEGMLDVQLFERSRRKVLLTPEGERLLPLARSILTRAGELVDTARSLTRPLSATLRLGVIPTVAPYLLPKALPAIRRRHPDLRILLHEDFTHRLLALLGEGKLDLLLLALEADLGDVATLPLAPDPFVAAVPAGHRFAARKRLAQADLAGEQVLLLDDGHCLRDQALEVCRSGGAGEVGDFRAGSLNTLVQMVAGGIGITLLPRLAVDVECRPPSPVVIRPFRKPEPTRTLGLAWRPSSPREREFRLLGELLAPR
- a CDS encoding alpha/beta hydrolase, with the translated sequence MIDFLFPNHVMGTHTLRLVAESQQGGGDVFDIARLCRDLEPGDKEGWERAWLDMARRTEDMAREALSKGHEHTAMQFFFHANQYYRMSDTLLTIAENDVRAERFKMSQANFRAAAALHKPPVEVITVRCGDEEYDGYFCHPKYPAPGKWPAVFLIGGADAFAEEIFFSGRQVLEYGWALLLVDTPGRGSSMYVKGITTRPDYEVPAKACIDYLVSRPEVDADRIGLIGISMAGYYAPRLAAFDSRIKALVGWSGCYSVLDDLYDFCDHLQPVVQRLLGGVSDAEARERLKDFTMEGVAQNITCPTLITHGAADRLMRVEGAKRLYDEIGSEDKTLKIYEDVKSGGAIHCSHDYWGHNVPFMLDWMQDRL
- a CDS encoding MOSC domain-containing protein yields the protein MAKGSVVSIQIAKDAKGDMESLQEVLAVEGKGLEGDRYCNQIGSYSHNPGPDREVTLIEAEAIEAMERDYGVTLDLKDSRRNITTRGVPLNHLLQGREFTVGEVRMRGLRVCEPCANLVMLTGKNVLQGLVHRGGLRAQVLNGGTIRVGDVVEWEPDSAYAPDLPGTTKRSATG
- a CDS encoding MFS transporter translates to MTEQESADVSPRTRRLSMACVTYVSYLLSSGIQNAFGVFYVTLLETFRWSPAALGGVNSLRYLVQAVASPVVGHLLDRYGPRRVVGGGCILLTTALLLLSQISSLWQFYLVFGVLAAASFSCMGRVPTVVLISGWFPSRRGTAIGAINSATGVGIVLVVPLAQWLVTEWGWGTGLQILAGSGAVLVLPLIWLFYGSDGGDGASRATSRVNSKGDVDWTAGLAFRSTRFWLIFVSRITAVSGTTVIVTYQIAHVVDVGFGPLFAATIFGLMGLTSTGGRMFFGFIADISSRRSAYTINTLTSLVGIGALIATRNPSDGTLLYIYVALFGIGLGSRAVISSALSADIFSGNKFGSVFGYLSAGTAVGGALGSWQGGVLYGVTGSYVSSFWIAAVTLGLSDVCIRIASSTWASSRDERLLRNEDEAWRR
- a CDS encoding AAA family ATPase, which codes for MEFVGRFFNIPDQSFFLFGPRGTGKSTWLHARLPDALFLDLLEPALHRSLSARPERLRELLAGSPGTATVVIDEVQRAPELLTVVHALLEEPSPPRFVLTGSSARKLRRGGVDLLGGRALHRTLHPFMAAELSDFDLGRALQIGLLPLALAAPDPVDVLDAYASLYLEQEVQAEGLTRNVGNFTRFLEAVTFSHGGLLNVSAVARECEVGRKVVNAYVGILEDLLLAFRLPVFRRRAKRATVAHEKMYLFDAGVFRSLRPKGPLDHPQEIDGQALEGLVAQHLRAWAAYSRYETDVLFWRTPGGTEVDFVVYGELGLQAFEVKNAARVHSSDLRGLRAFREDYPEAEAAVLYRGRERLRIDGIWCLPLQEFLRGIVPDRGLLVF
- a CDS encoding prevent-host-death protein encodes the protein MPSISKSKLKANMLRVFREIEESGEELIVTDHNRPVLRIQPIARKRSVEEVFGTLQGKVIYYEDINTPTTDEWPEL
- a CDS encoding heavy metal translocating P-type ATPase, with protein sequence MHAPTDTSTNAITRDPVCGMEVSFSAGKPSLEHLGQQYHFCCEGCLKKFSAAPDDYIEAKDPVCGMTVQRATARYMVRHDGERFYFCSGHCQARFEASPEEFLGPRSEPEPAPEGVKYTCPMDPEIIRDEPGDCPICGMALEPMMPSVDAGPNPELADFKRRLWIGAPLGFATLVLEMGGHLGLPMAEWLGPLLHVWLQFLLATPVVVWVALPFFKRGWASVVNRSPNMWTLIALGAGASYLFSVAAVLAPALFPESVRGPHGLPPVYFEAAAIILILVLVGQIFELSARERTGGAIRALLDLAPKTARRVTDDGDEDVPLEAVKAGDRLLVRPGESVPVDGVVLDGHSAVDERLLTGEPIPVEKAAGDPVTGGTINQSGSFTMRAEGVGAETVLARIVDMVAAAQRSRAPVQALVDRVASWFVPAVVVVSLISLVVWLAVGPAPALANAVVAAVSVLVIACPCALGLATPMSIMVATGRGAQAGVLVRDAAALESLARVDMLIVDKTGTLTEGKPELTDVVATDGGMDEGEVLSLAASLERGSEHPLAEAILAGARARGAALHETTDFEAVPGKGVRGRVADRAVALGNLALMRELDADLGAVEGAAGRLQEAGKTVMFVAVDGKPQGLVAAADQVKPTTREAIGRLRRAGLRIMMLTGDSPRTARAVAAGLEIDDWRAEATPEDKRDIVAELKAEGRHVAMAGDGINDAPALALADTGIAMGTGADVAIKSAGVTLMRGDLNGIVRARLLGRGTLSNIRQNLFFAFVYNAVGVTIAAGVFYPMFGVLLSPMVAAAAMSLSSVSVVGNALRLRRVRLG
- a CDS encoding ABC transporter substrate-binding protein; this translates as MLDGRVTVAGYDIEVIPDPFPPTGILGDYQYPRTLRMLDEKAFDICEMGMAPLVTARSQGVPLVAIPVFHYRRFRHRYIFCRGAAGIESPADLAGRRVGVRRLNLSAGLWARALLQHDYGIDLKDITWVVTLDVPLRDAVRNDLKVDVVRSGESLEELLVRGDIDAMIEASSLSPEAREAAGVRRLLGEDTRQLEVDYYARTGFFPIMHTIALWREVAEQHESLCHALYDAFVEARAAGNRGGEPRSRYVLATEEEEWWESLTPGQAEVLCGGPGRPRDPWSYSLDEDGRTVGAFLDYAYEQGLAPERYPVADLFVVPGRSGA
- a CDS encoding type II toxin-antitoxin system VapC family toxin encodes the protein MIVLDTSALIFWTLDKERLSRAASWAIADADRILLSSISIWEIGLKVMKQRLFIPVSIQEFTEGLERIDRVDIRPVDVRTWIKNLELDWEHRDPADRTIVATASLHACPLVTSDAAIRSFYSHTIW